The proteins below are encoded in one region of Paenibacillus albus:
- the nusG gene encoding transcription termination/antitermination protein NusG produces MEKRWYVVHTYSGYENKVKANLEKRVESMGMEDKIFRVLVPMEEEVVNKDGKKKTVMRKVYPGYVLVEMVQTDDSWYVVRNTPGVTGFVGSTGSGSKPTPLLPDEVEQILKHMGMEEPKPKIEFDLKETVRVKVGPFANFVGTVEEILLDKSKLKVHVNMFGRETPVELDYGQVEKV; encoded by the coding sequence ATGGAGAAAAGATGGTATGTTGTTCACACCTATTCAGGGTATGAGAACAAAGTAAAAGCGAATTTGGAGAAACGTGTTGAATCCATGGGCATGGAAGACAAAATCTTCCGCGTGCTTGTACCGATGGAGGAAGAGGTAGTAAACAAGGACGGTAAGAAGAAGACCGTCATGCGTAAAGTTTACCCTGGTTATGTCCTCGTCGAAATGGTTCAGACGGATGATTCCTGGTATGTCGTTCGCAACACTCCCGGCGTAACCGGATTTGTCGGTTCGACTGGCTCAGGTTCGAAGCCTACCCCACTTTTGCCTGATGAAGTGGAGCAGATTTTGAAACACATGGGCATGGAAGAGCCTAAACCGAAGATCGAATTCGATCTGAAGGAGACAGTGCGTGTTAAAGTTGGGCCATTCGCTAATTTTGTCGGAACAGTGGAAGAAATTCTACTCGACAAGAGCAAGCTGAAGGTGCATGTCAACATGTTCGGTAGAGAGACTCCTGTTGAACTTGACTACGGTCAAGTCGAGAAGGTTTAA
- the secE gene encoding preprotein translocase subunit SecE, with product MAFLAKLKQSFGSTFSFLTDSFAELKKVRWPSRKELTSYTLVVFFTIVAVTIYFWVLDIGISALVELIV from the coding sequence GTGGCATTTTTAGCTAAACTGAAGCAAAGCTTCGGGTCGACTTTTTCCTTCTTAACCGACAGCTTCGCGGAACTGAAGAAGGTCCGCTGGCCAAGCCGAAAGGAATTGACAAGCTATACGCTCGTAGTTTTCTTTACGATTGTAGCCGTGACAATTTACTTCTGGGTTCTTGACATCGGGATTTCCGCATTGGTTGAACTGATTGTTTAA
- the rpmG gene encoding 50S ribosomal protein L33, producing the protein MRVIITLACTNCKQRNYASSKNKRNHPDRIEMKKFCKYCNEHTPHRETR; encoded by the coding sequence ATGCGGGTAATTATTACGTTGGCTTGCACAAACTGCAAACAAAGAAACTATGCTTCGAGCAAGAACAAACGGAATCACCCTGACCGTATTGAGATGAAGAAGTTTTGCAAGTATTGTAACGAGCATACTCCTCATCGCGAAACTCGATAG